From one Streptomyces sp. R41 genomic stretch:
- a CDS encoding Lrp/AsnC family transcriptional regulator, producing the protein MNSKPAMFDDLDRKIITALMANARTSFAEIGAAIGLSATAVKRRVDRLRETGVITGFTATVKPTALGWRTEAYVEVYCEGAAPPRRLAEVVRNHPEITAAMTVTGGADALLHVRATDVEHFEEVLERIRAEPFIRKTISYMVLSHLLPEAPEAGATHAAPDDAATVR; encoded by the coding sequence ATGAACAGCAAGCCCGCGATGTTCGACGACCTCGACCGCAAGATCATCACGGCCCTGATGGCCAATGCCAGGACGAGCTTCGCGGAGATCGGCGCGGCGATCGGCCTGTCCGCCACCGCGGTCAAGCGCCGCGTCGACCGGCTGCGCGAGACCGGCGTGATCACCGGGTTCACGGCCACGGTGAAGCCGACGGCGCTCGGGTGGCGCACGGAGGCGTACGTGGAGGTGTACTGCGAGGGCGCGGCCCCGCCCCGGCGGCTCGCGGAAGTGGTCCGCAACCATCCGGAGATCACCGCGGCGATGACCGTGACCGGGGGCGCGGACGCGCTGCTGCATGTGCGCGCCACGGACGTGGAGCACTTCGAGGAGGTACTGGAGCGGATCCGTGCCGAGCCCTTCATCCGGAAGACGATCAGCTACATGGTGCTGTCCCACCTGCTGCCGGAGGCCCCGGAGGCGGGCGCGACCCACGCCGCACCGGATGACGCAGCAACCGTGCGCTGA
- the ddaH gene encoding dimethylargininase — protein MPRFLPWRHTPSRHRRKRRNLSVPDSRVPRPRRFLVCEPRHFAVQYAINPWMHPDTPVDVDLARDQWQALIRAYRAHGHTVDSVEPVADLPDMVFAANSALVLSGRVFGSLFHAPQRRPESTAYETWFKAAGFDVYRPESVCEGEGDLVPTGRYVLAGTGFRTTPEAHREVQEFFGVPVISLQLVDPRFYHLDTALFVLDDENIAYYPQAFSPGSREVLTRLFPDAVLATREDAMAFGLNSVSDGRHVFISPRAEALADQLVRHGYVPVPVDLSEFHKAGGGIKCCTQEIRS, from the coding sequence ATCCCCCGCTTCTTACCGTGGAGGCACACCCCCAGCCGACACCGCAGGAAGCGGAGGAACCTCTCTGTGCCCGACAGCCGTGTGCCGCGCCCCCGGCGCTTCCTCGTCTGCGAACCCAGACACTTCGCCGTGCAGTACGCGATCAATCCCTGGATGCATCCCGACACCCCCGTGGATGTCGACCTGGCCCGCGACCAGTGGCAGGCGCTGATCCGCGCCTACCGCGCCCACGGGCACACGGTCGACTCCGTCGAGCCCGTCGCCGACCTCCCCGACATGGTGTTCGCGGCGAATTCCGCGCTCGTCCTGTCTGGCCGTGTCTTCGGCTCGCTCTTCCACGCGCCGCAGCGCCGCCCCGAGTCCACCGCGTACGAGACCTGGTTCAAGGCGGCCGGTTTCGACGTCTACCGCCCCGAGTCGGTATGCGAGGGCGAGGGCGACCTGGTCCCGACGGGCCGGTACGTCCTGGCCGGCACCGGATTCCGTACGACCCCCGAGGCCCATCGCGAGGTCCAGGAGTTCTTCGGCGTCCCGGTGATCAGCCTCCAGCTGGTGGACCCGCGGTTCTACCACCTGGACACGGCCCTCTTCGTTCTGGACGACGAGAACATCGCGTACTACCCGCAGGCGTTCTCGCCGGGCAGTCGCGAGGTCCTCACGCGCCTGTTCCCGGACGCGGTTCTGGCGACCCGCGAGGACGCCATGGCCTTCGGCCTCAACTCCGTCTCGGACGGCCGCCACGTCTTCATCTCGCCGCGCGCCGAAGCCCTCGCCGACCAGCTCGTACGCCACGGCTACGTCCCCGTCCCCGTCGACCTCTCGGAGTTCCACAAGGCCGGCGGCGGCATCAAGTGCTGCACTCAGGAGATCCGTTCATGA
- the rocD gene encoding ornithine--oxo-acid transaminase, translating into MTAPTRTRTSADLIRAEAPVLAHNYHPLPVVVARAEGTWVEDVEGRRYLDMLAGYSALNFGHRNPVLIEAAHQQLDRLTLTSRAFHNDQLAQFAESLAELTGLDMVLPMNTGAEAVESAIKVARKWAYEVKGVAPDQATIVVAADNFHGRTTTIVSFSTDETARTGFGPFTPGFRVVPYNDLAALEAAVDETTAAVLIEPIQGEAGVVIPDDGYLTGVRELTRRTGCLFIADEIQSGLGRTGTTLAVDHEDVVPDLLLLGKALGGGIVPVSAVVGRRDVLGVLRPGEHGSTFGGNPLAAAVGSAVVELLETGEFQRRATELGVVLRGGLAALVGKGVEGFRSRGLWAGVDIDPAIGTGREISEGLMREGILVKDTHGSTIRLAPPLTITGEELRSALGALEKVLTQGV; encoded by the coding sequence ATGACCGCTCCCACCCGTACGCGCACCTCCGCCGACCTGATCCGCGCCGAGGCGCCCGTCCTCGCGCACAACTACCACCCGCTGCCCGTGGTGGTCGCCCGCGCCGAGGGCACCTGGGTCGAGGACGTCGAGGGACGCCGCTATCTCGACATGCTGGCGGGCTACTCGGCGCTCAACTTCGGCCACCGCAACCCGGTGCTGATAGAGGCGGCGCATCAGCAGCTCGACCGGCTGACGCTCACCTCGCGCGCCTTCCACAACGACCAGCTGGCCCAATTCGCCGAGTCGCTGGCCGAGTTGACGGGCCTGGACATGGTCCTGCCGATGAACACGGGCGCGGAGGCCGTGGAGAGCGCCATCAAGGTGGCCCGCAAATGGGCGTACGAGGTGAAGGGCGTCGCACCGGACCAGGCGACGATCGTCGTGGCCGCCGACAACTTCCACGGCCGTACGACGACCATCGTCAGTTTCTCCACGGACGAGACGGCCCGCACGGGCTTCGGCCCCTTCACCCCCGGTTTCCGTGTCGTCCCCTACAACGACCTCGCCGCGCTCGAAGCGGCGGTCGACGAGACGACCGCGGCCGTGCTGATCGAGCCCATTCAGGGCGAGGCGGGCGTCGTCATCCCCGACGACGGCTACCTCACCGGCGTACGCGAACTGACCCGACGCACCGGCTGCCTGTTCATCGCGGACGAGATCCAGTCGGGCCTCGGCCGCACGGGCACCACCCTCGCCGTCGACCACGAGGACGTCGTCCCGGACCTGCTGCTGCTCGGCAAGGCGCTCGGCGGCGGCATCGTGCCGGTCTCCGCGGTGGTCGGCCGCCGGGATGTGCTCGGAGTGCTGCGGCCCGGCGAGCACGGCTCCACGTTCGGCGGCAATCCGCTCGCCGCGGCGGTCGGTTCGGCCGTCGTCGAGCTCCTTGAGACCGGTGAATTCCAGCGCCGGGCCACAGAGTTGGGCGTGGTGCTGCGGGGCGGCCTCGCGGCGCTCGTGGGCAAGGGCGTCGAGGGCTTCCGCTCGCGCGGGCTGTGGGCGGGCGTCGACATCGACCCGGCCATCGGCACGGGGCGCGAGATCAGCGAGGGCCTGATGCGCGAAGGGATCCTGGTCAAGGACACCCACGGCTCGACCATCCGGCTGGCACCGCCGCTGACCATCACCGGCGAGGAACTCCGGTCGGCGCTCGGGGCGTTGGAGAAGGTCCTGACGCAAGGGGTCTGA
- a CDS encoding SDR family oxidoreductase: protein MSDLSSRTTIVVGASRGLGRGIATAFAAAGAPVVAVARTAAAFAEPANGGRTIQQEAADAGDATVAGSLLDRHQPEVVILVAGASPLMRPLQHHTWETFSVNWHTDVRIAFHWLREALLKPLRPGSRVIVVSSGAALAGSPLSGGYAGAKATQHFITGYAQDEAKRAGLGITFTAVLPRLTPLTDLGRPAVRAYAARSGQSEEEYLQQMGEPLTPEVAGAALVELVRADAATVAPGYLLTGAGLQKLP, encoded by the coding sequence ATGAGCGATCTGTCCAGCAGGACCACCATCGTCGTCGGTGCGAGCCGCGGCCTGGGCCGCGGGATCGCCACGGCCTTCGCCGCGGCCGGCGCCCCAGTGGTCGCCGTGGCCCGCACCGCGGCGGCGTTCGCCGAGCCGGCCAACGGCGGCCGCACCATCCAGCAAGAGGCCGCCGATGCCGGCGACGCCACAGTGGCGGGCAGCCTCCTCGACCGCCATCAGCCGGAGGTCGTCATCCTGGTGGCCGGCGCAAGCCCGCTGATGCGTCCGCTGCAGCACCACACGTGGGAGACGTTCTCGGTCAACTGGCACACCGATGTCCGGATCGCCTTCCACTGGCTGCGCGAGGCTCTGCTCAAGCCGCTGCGACCCGGCAGCAGGGTGATCGTCGTCAGCAGCGGCGCCGCGCTGGCCGGGTCGCCGCTCAGCGGCGGGTACGCCGGCGCCAAGGCCACCCAGCACTTCATCACGGGGTACGCCCAGGACGAGGCGAAGCGCGCCGGTCTGGGCATCACCTTCACCGCCGTACTGCCCCGGCTCACGCCGCTGACCGACCTCGGTCGGCCGGCGGTTCGGGCGTACGCCGCTCGCAGCGGCCAGTCCGAGGAGGAGTACCTCCAGCAGATGGGCGAGCCGCTCACTCCAGAGGTCGCCGGCGCCGCGCTGGTGGAGCTGGTACGGGCGGATGCCGCCACCGTCGCCCCGGGTTACCTACTGACCGGTGCCGGGCTGCAGAAGCTGCCCTGA
- a CDS encoding sigma-70 family RNA polymerase sigma factor — translation MSAELLRRARAGDRDAFTALVEPHRGELQAHCYRMLGSLQDAEDALQETLLAAWLGLDGFEGRSSIRTWLYRIATNRCLNLLRSSARRPVSAAPLPVPTPEPTRLGEVPWLQPYPDALLEGLPDQAPGPEARYESREAISLAFVTSVQLLPPNQRAVLLLRDVLGYRAKETAELLGLTEDAVTSALKRARATIDIAHSPDQPSPPPPGAPQERALLDRFVAAFTELDVDALVALMTDDAWVRMPPLPFEYRGTAAVHGFFTAIHAHWRRIDRMVPVRANGQPAWGAYVRDPVTGGLHVREVVVVGLAGDRMCELTRFETTLAPYLGLPRTLD, via the coding sequence ATGTCGGCAGAACTGCTCCGGCGGGCGCGCGCCGGCGACCGGGACGCGTTCACCGCCCTGGTCGAGCCGCACCGCGGCGAACTGCAGGCGCACTGCTACCGCATGCTCGGTTCGCTGCAGGACGCCGAGGACGCGCTGCAGGAGACGCTCCTGGCGGCGTGGCTCGGCCTCGACGGCTTCGAGGGGCGCTCGTCGATCCGCACTTGGCTCTATCGCATCGCCACCAACCGCTGCCTCAACCTGCTGCGGTCGTCCGCACGACGGCCGGTGAGCGCGGCGCCGCTGCCAGTGCCGACGCCGGAGCCGACCCGCCTGGGCGAGGTGCCGTGGCTGCAGCCGTATCCCGACGCGCTGCTGGAGGGACTGCCCGATCAGGCGCCGGGGCCCGAGGCCCGGTACGAATCCCGCGAGGCGATCTCGCTCGCGTTCGTCACCTCCGTCCAGCTGCTGCCGCCGAACCAGCGCGCCGTGCTGCTGCTGCGCGACGTGCTCGGGTACCGCGCGAAGGAGACCGCCGAGCTGCTCGGGCTCACCGAAGACGCGGTGACCAGCGCACTCAAGCGCGCCCGCGCGACGATCGACATCGCTCACTCGCCCGACCAGCCGTCGCCGCCCCCACCCGGCGCGCCGCAAGAGCGTGCGCTGCTCGACCGCTTCGTCGCGGCCTTCACCGAACTGGACGTCGACGCGCTCGTCGCGCTGATGACCGACGACGCGTGGGTGCGCATGCCGCCCCTGCCATTCGAGTACCGCGGCACCGCGGCGGTGCATGGTTTCTTCACCGCGATCCACGCCCACTGGCGGCGGATCGACCGGATGGTGCCCGTGCGGGCGAACGGTCAGCCGGCGTGGGGCGCGTACGTCCGCGACCCCGTCACCGGGGGCCTGCATGTCAGGGAAGTCGTCGTGGTCGGCCTCGCCGGCGACCGTATGTGCGAGCTGACTCGGTTCGAGACGACGCTCGCCCCGTACCTCGGTCTGCCTCGGACGCTCGACTAG
- a CDS encoding VOC family protein, with the protein MPELAGIHHVKIPVTDLSRSLDWYGRVFGLKVTLKFPDADGVERGAAGEMPGLGPVLVAFRENPQAARGCQGFDPVSFAVQGRADVEAWAAHLDAQGVAHSPLIEASIGWLLVFNDPDGLELHLYSWAAHGNDHSARPGYGRSVTSTATGTDLEGSTS; encoded by the coding sequence ATGCCTGAGCTTGCAGGGATCCACCATGTGAAGATCCCCGTCACCGACCTCTCCCGCTCGCTGGACTGGTACGGCCGCGTCTTCGGCCTCAAGGTCACGCTGAAGTTCCCCGACGCCGACGGAGTCGAACGGGGCGCGGCAGGCGAGATGCCGGGGCTGGGCCCTGTCCTCGTCGCGTTCCGCGAGAACCCGCAGGCGGCGCGCGGCTGCCAGGGCTTCGACCCCGTCAGCTTTGCCGTGCAGGGGCGGGCCGACGTGGAGGCCTGGGCCGCGCACCTCGACGCGCAGGGCGTGGCGCATTCGCCCCTTATCGAGGCGTCCATCGGCTGGCTGCTGGTGTTCAACGATCCCGACGGCCTCGAACTGCACCTCTACAGCTGGGCTGCACACGGCAACGACCACTCGGCACGCCCGGGATACGGGCGCTCGGTCACCAGCACGGCCACCGGCACCGACCTCGAAGGGAGCACCTCATGA
- a CDS encoding TetR/AcrR family transcriptional regulator, with amino-acid sequence MTDPVKHTRQYRSTKRAASAAQTRARIRAAAAKLFAEQGYAATKMKEVAALAGVGERTLYDAFPTKAALFGHTLGVATVGDEEPVPVSDRPEIQAVRKQPDPRAAITDTVAYVTELLERAGDLIMVSVEAAGADPDMRAAADAGAQATHKVYLALTTALQQQGTLRPGLDAATAADIFYALGSPHMHQLLRRHRRWPAKNYRAWLERVLISELLG; translated from the coding sequence ATGACCGACCCCGTCAAGCACACGAGGCAGTACCGATCGACGAAGCGGGCCGCCTCGGCGGCACAGACCCGCGCCCGCATCCGAGCCGCGGCCGCCAAGCTGTTCGCCGAGCAGGGCTACGCCGCCACGAAGATGAAGGAGGTGGCGGCACTGGCAGGGGTCGGCGAGCGCACCCTCTACGACGCCTTCCCCACGAAGGCGGCGCTGTTCGGCCACACCCTCGGGGTCGCGACCGTGGGCGACGAGGAGCCGGTGCCCGTATCGGACCGACCGGAGATACAAGCGGTTCGCAAGCAACCCGACCCTCGAGCGGCCATCACCGACACCGTCGCCTACGTCACTGAACTGCTGGAACGCGCCGGAGATCTGATTATGGTCAGCGTCGAGGCGGCCGGAGCGGACCCGGACATGCGCGCAGCCGCCGACGCCGGCGCGCAGGCAACCCACAAGGTCTACCTGGCACTCACCACAGCCCTTCAACAACAGGGCACCCTGCGACCAGGCCTCGACGCGGCCACGGCGGCCGACATCTTCTACGCCCTGGGCTCCCCGCACATGCACCAACTGCTGCGCCGCCACCGACGCTGGCCGGCCAAGAACTACCGCGCCTGGCTGGAGCGCGTTCTGATCAGCGAGCTGCTGGGCTGA
- a CDS encoding lysophospholipid acyltransferase family protein: MFYYVLKYVLLGPLLRLVFRPRIEGLENIPPSGPAIVAGNHLSFSDHFLMPAILKRRITFLAKAEYFTGPGIKGRLTAAFFRSAGQIPVDRSGKEAGQAAIREGLGVLRKNELLGIYPEGTRSHDGRLYKGKVGVAVMALKAQVPVIPCAMIGTFEAQPPGKVIPNIHPVVIRFGKPLDFSRYAGMENEKAVLRAITDEIMYAILTLSEQEYVDRYAAVVKAEEAAESAAKARSFPRMPLS, encoded by the coding sequence ATGTTCTACTACGTCCTCAAATACGTCCTTCTCGGGCCGCTGCTGAGGCTTGTCTTCCGGCCCCGGATCGAGGGCCTTGAGAACATCCCGCCGTCGGGCCCCGCCATCGTCGCCGGCAACCATCTGTCGTTCTCTGACCACTTCCTGATGCCCGCGATCCTCAAGCGGCGGATCACCTTCCTCGCGAAGGCCGAGTACTTCACCGGCCCCGGTATCAAGGGCCGGCTGACGGCCGCCTTCTTCCGCAGCGCCGGGCAGATCCCGGTGGACCGCTCCGGCAAGGAGGCGGGCCAGGCCGCGATCCGCGAAGGACTCGGCGTGCTGCGCAAGAACGAACTGCTCGGCATCTATCCGGAGGGCACCCGCTCGCACGACGGCCGCCTGTACAAGGGCAAGGTCGGCGTCGCGGTGATGGCCCTCAAGGCCCAAGTCCCCGTGATTCCCTGCGCGATGATCGGCACCTTCGAGGCCCAGCCCCCGGGCAAGGTCATCCCGAACATCCATCCCGTCGTGATCCGCTTCGGCAAGCCCCTCGACTTCTCCCGCTACGCCGGGATGGAGAACGAGAAGGCCGTCCTGCGTGCCATCACCGACGAGATCATGTACGCCATCCTCACCCTCTCCGAGCAGGAGTACGTCGACCGGTACGCGGCCGTCGTCAAGGCCGAGGAAGCCGCCGAGAGCGCGGCGAAGGCCCGCTCGTTCCCGCGGATGCCGCTGAGCTGA
- a CDS encoding NAD-dependent epimerase/dehydratase family protein, giving the protein MVIGATGQIGRAAVGALVRDGWDVTAASRGGGRDETWPKDVRSARLDREDDAAPASVIGDGCDVVVDIVAYGAGHARQLTGLADRVGSAVVISSVSVYEDDSGRGFDTQSQPDGFPEYPVPIPESQRTVRPGDDTYSSRKVALERELLALGGQLPTTLLRAGAIHGPYCRSPRELYFVKRNLDGRRRRILPFGGRSRFHPASVHNLAELVRLAAARPGSRVLNACDPDAPTVAEIGAAIDGVMGVESENILVEGPPPAPTVGDTPWSVPHPVICDMTAAERELGYRPVVRYAETLPETVASIERQLAGRDWRVAYPAMLRAYGDLFDYAAEDAWLTT; this is encoded by the coding sequence GTGGTGATCGGGGCGACGGGACAGATCGGGCGGGCGGCCGTGGGTGCGCTCGTGCGGGACGGCTGGGACGTGACGGCCGCGTCACGTGGCGGGGGCCGGGACGAGACCTGGCCCAAGGACGTACGGAGCGCACGACTCGACCGCGAGGACGACGCGGCGCCGGCCTCGGTGATCGGCGACGGCTGCGACGTGGTCGTCGACATCGTCGCCTACGGAGCGGGGCACGCACGGCAGTTGACGGGCCTGGCCGATCGCGTCGGCTCGGCCGTGGTGATCTCCAGCGTGTCGGTGTACGAGGACGACAGCGGGCGCGGCTTCGACACGCAGTCGCAGCCGGACGGCTTCCCGGAGTATCCGGTGCCGATCCCGGAGAGTCAGCGCACCGTGCGGCCCGGTGACGACACGTACAGCAGCCGGAAGGTCGCCCTGGAACGCGAACTCCTCGCCTTGGGCGGCCAGTTGCCGACGACCCTGCTGCGCGCGGGTGCCATCCACGGCCCGTACTGCCGTTCGCCCCGCGAGCTGTATTTCGTCAAGCGCAACCTCGACGGCCGGCGCAGGCGGATCCTCCCCTTCGGCGGCAGGAGCCGCTTTCATCCGGCGAGCGTCCACAACCTCGCCGAGCTGGTCCGCCTGGCGGCCGCGCGGCCGGGATCGCGCGTCCTGAACGCCTGTGACCCCGATGCGCCCACGGTGGCGGAGATCGGCGCGGCGATCGACGGTGTGATGGGCGTGGAGAGCGAGAACATCCTGGTGGAGGGCCCCCCTCCTGCCCCCACGGTGGGCGACACGCCCTGGTCGGTTCCGCATCCCGTGATCTGCGACATGACCGCGGCCGAAAGGGAGTTGGGATACCGCCCGGTGGTCCGGTACGCCGAGACACTCCCGGAGACGGTCGCCTCGATCGAACGTCAACTCGCCGGGCGGGACTGGCGCGTGGCGTATCCCGCGATGCTCCGGGCGTACGGGGATCTCTTCGACTACGCGGCGGAGGACGCCTGGCTGACGACATGA
- a CDS encoding alpha/beta hydrolase: MRSMRPSRRVTAFGSAGALVTATLIAGAVAAPSATADSRHGQSREQRGAAIAAERAAKAGIDWQDCPADWGFEKPIQCGWVSVPLDYAHPNGKQIKLAVDRIGNTGTKEERQGALVYNPGGPGGSGMRFPRRVTTKNAIWANTAKAYDFVGFDPRGVGHSAPISCIDPQEFVKAPKADPVPDTEADKLAQRKLAAEYADGCAERSGDMLPQMTTPNTARDLDVIRAALGEKKLNYLGVSYGTYLGAVYGTLFPGHVRRMVVDSVVNPSRENIWYQANLEQDIAFEGRWKDWEDWVAKNDATFHLGDTRAKVQDQWLKLRATAKQSPLGGVVGPAELISFFQSAPYYDSSWVPVATVFSKYVAGDTQALVDAAAPDLSDTAGNIASENGNAVYTAVECTDAKWPTSWKRWDRDNTRLNKDYPFMTWANAWMNLPCATWPVKQQTPVDVKTGKGLPAVLIVQSTRDAATPYPGAVELHKRFKGSRLITEKDAGSHGVTGLVNPCINSRVDAYLLTGKTDSSDVTCTPHATPTP, from the coding sequence TTGAGGTCCATGAGACCGTCGAGACGGGTGACAGCGTTCGGTTCGGCCGGAGCGCTTGTCACGGCGACCCTGATAGCCGGAGCCGTGGCGGCCCCGTCGGCCACCGCCGACTCACGCCACGGTCAGAGCCGGGAGCAGCGCGGAGCGGCCATCGCCGCGGAGCGGGCCGCCAAGGCCGGGATCGACTGGCAGGACTGCCCCGCGGACTGGGGCTTCGAGAAGCCGATCCAGTGCGGCTGGGTCAGCGTGCCGCTCGACTACGCCCACCCGAACGGCAAGCAGATCAAGCTGGCCGTGGACCGCATCGGGAACACGGGCACCAAGGAGGAGCGCCAGGGCGCTCTCGTCTACAACCCGGGCGGCCCCGGTGGTTCGGGCATGCGCTTCCCGCGCCGCGTGACCACCAAGAACGCCATCTGGGCGAACACCGCCAAGGCGTACGACTTCGTGGGCTTCGACCCGCGCGGTGTGGGCCACTCGGCGCCCATCTCCTGCATCGACCCGCAGGAGTTCGTGAAGGCGCCCAAGGCCGACCCGGTCCCGGACACGGAGGCCGACAAGCTCGCCCAGCGCAAGCTGGCCGCCGAGTACGCGGACGGCTGTGCCGAGCGCAGCGGCGACATGCTGCCGCAGATGACCACGCCGAACACCGCACGCGACCTGGACGTCATCCGGGCCGCACTCGGGGAGAAGAAGCTCAATTACCTGGGCGTCTCGTACGGTACGTACCTCGGCGCCGTCTACGGCACGCTCTTCCCGGGCCACGTCCGGCGCATGGTCGTCGACAGTGTCGTCAACCCGTCGCGCGAGAACATCTGGTACCAGGCCAACCTGGAGCAGGACATCGCCTTCGAGGGCCGCTGGAAGGACTGGGAGGACTGGGTCGCCAAGAACGACGCCACCTTCCACCTCGGCGACACCCGTGCCAAGGTGCAGGACCAGTGGCTGAAGCTGCGCGCCACGGCGAAGCAGAGCCCGCTGGGTGGCGTCGTCGGCCCCGCCGAGCTCATCTCCTTCTTCCAGAGCGCCCCGTACTACGACTCCTCGTGGGTGCCGGTCGCGACGGTGTTCAGCAAGTACGTCGCCGGTGACACCCAGGCGCTCGTCGACGCCGCCGCGCCCGACCTGTCGGACACCGCGGGCAACATCGCCTCGGAGAACGGCAACGCCGTCTACACGGCCGTCGAGTGCACGGACGCCAAGTGGCCCACCAGCTGGAAGAGGTGGGACCGGGACAACACGCGGCTCAACAAGGACTACCCGTTCATGACGTGGGCCAACGCGTGGATGAACCTGCCGTGCGCCACCTGGCCGGTCAAGCAGCAGACCCCGGTGGATGTGAAGACGGGCAAGGGGCTGCCGGCCGTCCTGATCGTGCAGTCCACGCGTGACGCCGCCACTCCGTACCCCGGCGCCGTCGAACTGCACAAGCGCTTCAAGGGCTCCCGCCTGATCACCGAGAAGGACGCGGGCTCGCACGGCGTGACCGGACTGGTCAACCCGTGCATCAACTCCCGGGTGGACGCCTACCTGCTGACCGGTAAGACGGACAGCAGCGACGTGACGTGCACGCCGCACGCCACGCCGACGCCGTAG
- a CDS encoding urease accessory protein UreD, with the protein MTTAGVRATARISARDDGRGGTSLPVLEGDGPLALRRTRAGGCEARVMLVGAMSGPLGGDHFTVEAEVGQGARLHVGSAAATIALPGQNKGEAHYDVRLHVADGGELCWLPEQLISAGGSELYVSSRIDLDEGARLVFREEQVLGRVGEEPGRLTSRLTVRLGGRPLLDQELACGPGAPGGWDGPAVLAGHRALGQLVVVRPEFEKEPARARLLGEYAALTPLVGPAVLVTVLAPDGLRLRRVLDETLRMFG; encoded by the coding sequence ATGACGACTGCGGGAGTGCGGGCCACCGCGCGGATCTCGGCTCGGGACGACGGGCGGGGTGGGACCTCGCTGCCCGTGCTGGAGGGGGACGGGCCGCTCGCCCTGCGCCGTACCCGGGCCGGCGGCTGCGAGGCGCGCGTCATGCTCGTCGGCGCGATGAGCGGTCCGCTCGGCGGTGATCACTTCACCGTCGAGGCGGAGGTGGGGCAGGGGGCGCGGCTGCACGTCGGGTCGGCCGCCGCCACCATCGCGCTGCCGGGGCAGAACAAGGGGGAGGCGCACTACGATGTGCGGCTCCACGTCGCCGACGGGGGAGAACTGTGCTGGCTGCCCGAGCAGTTGATCTCCGCGGGCGGTAGCGAACTGTACGTCTCCTCGCGCATTGACCTCGACGAGGGTGCTCGGCTCGTCTTCCGGGAGGAGCAGGTACTCGGCCGGGTGGGTGAGGAACCCGGGCGGCTCACCAGCCGTCTTACCGTGCGGCTCGGTGGACGGCCGTTGCTGGACCAGGAGTTGGCGTGCGGGCCTGGTGCGCCCGGTGGGTGGGACGGGCCCGCCGTCCTCGCGGGGCATCGGGCTCTGGGGCAACTCGTCGTCGTGCGGCCGGAGTTCGAGAAGGAGCCGGCGAGGGCGCGTCTGCTGGGGGAGTATGCGGCGCTCACGCCGCTCGTCGGGCCGGCCGTGCTGGTGACCGTGCTCGCGCCCGACGGGCTGCGGCTGCGGCGCGTGTTGGACGAGACGCTGCGGATGTTCGGCTGA
- the ureG gene encoding urease accessory protein UreG, whose protein sequence is MHLDHDHSHGGASAVSADAHRADGARRALRIGLGGPVGSGKTATVAALCKALRDELSLAVVTNDIYTREDAEFLLREAVLPPERITAVETGACPHTAIRDDISANLEAVEDLEDEVGPLDLILVESGGDNLTATFSKGLVDAQIFVIDVAGGDDIPRKGGPGVTTADLLVVNKTDLAPYVGSDLGRMAADAKAQRSELPVVFQSLRTEAGVTDVAEWVRERLAAWTV, encoded by the coding sequence ATGCACCTCGACCACGATCACTCCCACGGCGGTGCCTCCGCCGTCAGTGCCGATGCCCATCGTGCCGACGGCGCGCGTCGTGCTCTTCGTATTGGGCTCGGCGGACCCGTGGGCTCCGGGAAGACGGCCACCGTCGCCGCGCTCTGCAAGGCGCTGCGTGACGAGTTGTCCCTGGCGGTCGTCACCAACGACATCTACACGCGGGAAGACGCCGAGTTCCTGCTGCGGGAGGCCGTGCTGCCGCCCGAGCGGATTACCGCTGTCGAGACGGGGGCCTGCCCGCACACCGCCATCCGGGACGACATCTCCGCCAACCTCGAAGCGGTCGAGGATCTGGAGGACGAGGTGGGGCCGCTGGATCTGATTCTGGTGGAGTCCGGGGGCGACAACCTCACGGCGACGTTCTCCAAGGGGCTGGTCGACGCGCAGATCTTCGTCATCGATGTGGCGGGCGGGGACGACATTCCGCGCAAGGGCGGGCCCGGTGTCACGACCGCCGATCTGCTCGTCGTCAACAAGACCGACCTCGCGCCGTACGTCGGCTCCGATCTGGGGCGTATGGCGGCCGATGCGAAGGCGCAGCGTTCCGAGCTGCCGGTCGTCTTCCAGTCGCTCCGGACCGAGGCCGGGGTCACGGACGTCGCCGAGTGGGTGCGGGAGCGGCTCGCCGCGTGGACCGTATGA